From the genome of Candidatus Goldiibacteriota bacterium HGW-Goldbacteria-1, one region includes:
- a CDS encoding tRNA dihydrouridine synthase DusB, which produces MDIFESIRQFPYVLAPLAGYTDSPFRKIAKKFGASFVWTEMINEHTMARFHDRIEPLYRYDEEEHPIGMQLFGKEPALFGEAAARAQALGFDAVDINFGCPARAVTNGGSGSAMMKDINKAEAIVKAVVGAVKIPVGIKIRSGWDDSHRNFMDFNKMAEDNGVSFICLHPRTRAQMFREHSNWDELKRLKQESRLFVTGSGDIMTAADALRMKKETEVDAVMVARGAMNSPFIFKEIKEPGYQPSFRERIELASFHYEEMLKYRGHRAVFEMRKYFGRYLKGFNNAVAARVALFKMDDEQQIREFLKQLPELEEKGEMVK; this is translated from the coding sequence ATGGACATCTTTGAAAGCATCAGGCAGTTTCCATATGTGCTTGCGCCGCTGGCCGGATATACAGATTCGCCTTTCAGAAAAATAGCAAAAAAATTCGGCGCGTCTTTTGTCTGGACTGAAATGATAAATGAACACACAATGGCAAGGTTTCACGACAGGATAGAGCCGCTGTACAGGTATGATGAAGAAGAGCACCCTATAGGCATGCAGCTTTTTGGCAAAGAACCGGCATTATTCGGCGAGGCCGCTGCAAGGGCACAGGCGCTTGGGTTTGATGCTGTGGATATAAATTTCGGCTGCCCCGCAAGGGCTGTCACAAACGGCGGGTCAGGTTCCGCCATGATGAAAGACATAAACAAAGCGGAAGCAATTGTAAAGGCGGTTGTTGGCGCTGTAAAAATTCCGGTGGGAATAAAAATAAGAAGCGGCTGGGATGACAGCCACAGAAATTTTATGGATTTTAATAAAATGGCGGAAGATAACGGTGTGTCTTTTATCTGCCTTCATCCCCGCACAAGGGCGCAGATGTTCCGGGAGCATTCAAACTGGGATGAATTAAAAAGGTTAAAACAGGAATCACGCCTATTTGTAACGGGAAGCGGCGATATAATGACAGCGGCAGACGCGCTGCGCATGAAAAAAGAAACAGAAGTGGACGCTGTAATGGTTGCGCGCGGCGCGATGAACAGCCCGTTTATTTTTAAAGAGATAAAAGAGCCCGGCTACCAGCCTTCTTTCAGGGAACGCATAGAACTTGCTTCTTTTCACTATGAAGAAATGTTAAAATACAGGGGTCACAGGGCGGTTTTTGAAATGCGTAAATACTTCGGGCGGTATCTTAAAGGGTTTAATAACGCGGTAGCCGCAAGGGTGGCGCTTTTTAAAATGGATGACGAGCAGCAGATAAGGGAATTTTTAAAACAGCTGCCGGAGCTGGAAGAAAAAGGGGAAATGGTAAAATGA
- a CDS encoding magnesium transporter MgtC, with the protein MSEKEMLIRIGVILLLSAVVGIDRELKHKPAGIKTHMLVGLGSTIFTLVSLSMFYMFKDEAQIDPGRIAAQIVTGIGFLGAGTIIQSRGTVTGLSTAASLWAVAGIGLATGMGMYLVAGVSTIAIVFIFIITNRIADMLGIGIDEVEEKIKKLENKVKKTGKKRG; encoded by the coding sequence ATGTCTGAAAAAGAAATGCTTATAAGAATCGGCGTTATATTATTGTTAAGCGCCGTAGTGGGAATAGACAGAGAGTTAAAACATAAACCGGCAGGAATAAAAACACACATGCTTGTAGGATTGGGTTCAACCATATTCACGCTTGTCTCTTTAAGCATGTTTTATATGTTTAAAGATGAAGCGCAGATAGACCCGGGCAGGATAGCCGCGCAGATAGTTACCGGAATAGGTTTTCTTGGCGCGGGCACAATTATACAATCCCGCGGTACGGTTACGGGGCTTTCCACGGCCGCAAGCCTTTGGGCGGTGGCGGGAATTGGCCTTGCCACAGGTATGGGGATGTATCTGGTGGCAGGGGTATCCACAATTGCGATTGTATTTATCTTTATTATTACAAACAGGATAGCGGATATGCTGGGCATCGGGATAGATGAGGTTGAAGAAAAAATAAAGAAACTTGAAAATAAAGTTAAAAAAACAGGGAAGAAACGCGGATAA
- the tsaD gene encoding tRNA (adenosine(37)-N6)-threonylcarbamoyltransferase complex transferase subunit TsaD, protein MLKILGIETSCDETSAAVYDGKKILSNVIFSQVDTHRIYGGVVPEIAAREHLNRLPAVVDEALCKAALTLKQIDGIAVTYGPGLAGPLIVGVSYAKGLAYAAGKKFTGVNHIEAHLLSPFLENKDFTFPYAGIVVSGGHTNIYIANDFGDYELMASTRDDAAGEAFDKAAKMLGLPYPGGPEVSKAAMKGDHKKIIFPQAQMKDNSMDFSFSGLKTSVLYYIQRNQDKIKSGEVTIEDIAAAFQKTIIRTILNKTAKILKNRKIKSLAIAGGVAANISLKEELKKFSDDRKINFFAPSNLLCTDNGAMIAYVGYERIKRGLVSGMDIEAQPDLKVEIKNAAG, encoded by the coding sequence ATTTTGAAAATACTGGGTATTGAAACATCGTGCGATGAAACATCAGCCGCGGTTTATGACGGCAAGAAGATTCTTTCCAATGTTATATTTTCGCAGGTGGATACTCACAGGATATACGGCGGTGTGGTACCGGAAATAGCGGCAAGGGAGCATTTAAACAGGCTGCCTGCGGTCGTGGATGAAGCGCTGTGTAAAGCCGCGCTTACTTTAAAGCAGATAGACGGCATTGCCGTCACATACGGGCCGGGGCTTGCCGGGCCGCTAATTGTCGGGGTGTCATACGCCAAGGGGCTTGCGTATGCTGCAGGTAAAAAGTTTACGGGCGTGAATCACATAGAAGCGCACCTGTTAAGCCCATTTCTGGAAAACAAAGATTTTACTTTCCCTTACGCGGGCATAGTGGTTTCCGGCGGCCACACAAATATATATATCGCGAATGATTTTGGCGATTATGAACTTATGGCTTCCACCAGGGATGACGCGGCGGGCGAAGCTTTTGACAAAGCTGCAAAAATGCTGGGGCTGCCGTATCCGGGAGGCCCGGAAGTATCAAAGGCAGCCATGAAAGGCGATCATAAAAAAATTATTTTTCCACAGGCGCAGATGAAGGACAACAGCATGGATTTTTCATTCAGCGGACTTAAAACTTCCGTGTTATATTATATACAGAGAAACCAGGATAAGATAAAAAGCGGTGAAGTGACAATAGAAGACATTGCGGCGGCTTTTCAAAAGACCATAATCCGCACCATACTAAATAAGACTGCAAAGATTCTTAAAAATAGAAAGATAAAGTCGCTTGCGATAGCGGGCGGTGTTGCCGCGAACATAAGCCTTAAAGAGGAATTAAAGAAGTTTTCGGATGACAGAAAGATAAACTTTTTTGCGCCTTCAAATCTGCTGTGCACTGACAATGGCGCTATGATAGCGTATGTGGGTTATGAAAGGATAAAGCGGGGGCTTGTATCCGGTATGGATATTGAAGCGCAGCCTGACCTTAAAGTGGAAATAAAAAATGCGGCAGGTTAA
- a CDS encoding peptidase S41 has translation MRLFGGNNMKKNIFMVILLIVAAAMPLYAKKDKDAYEALKPLMEVYAIVQDTYVDEEKTNPDDLVAGAIKGMVQTLDPFSQYLDQQSFKDMNEDTKAEFGGLGIEISIKDGQLTVVAPIEDTPASNAGIQAGDKIVFIDGETTDGLEVMDAVHKLRGTPGTKVTITVQRGQEQPKDYVITRAIIKIETARYSVINGKYGYIRINEFMGKASDVVLNAIGEFREKKVKKVIIDLRNNPGGLLDQAIKVSDIFLPNDRVIVSTAGRNKDKIQKFKSSDNIEFKGDIVIIVNEGSASASEILAAALKDNEKAVIIGTNTFGKGSVQTIIPLSDNSAIRLTTQQYFSPNGTKIHGVGVKPDIEIKDPVASTFSVELMEKGYITEFVTEYLKKNPEGLDNSKKEKNGANVSESNIKVFFKKSFDEKLMEDFGKWLKQKGEEVQAQEFVSDSEILAKWIKTEMALKQKGRSASRAVAVENDTQIKRAMDILDTVARLSRN, from the coding sequence ATGCGCTTATTTGGAGGTAATAATATGAAAAAAAATATTTTTATGGTTATTCTGTTAATCGTGGCGGCGGCGATGCCGCTTTATGCCAAGAAAGATAAGGACGCCTACGAGGCGTTAAAACCGCTTATGGAAGTTTATGCGATAGTTCAGGACACATACGTGGATGAGGAAAAAACGAATCCGGATGACCTGGTTGCAGGCGCCATAAAAGGAATGGTTCAGACGCTTGATCCGTTCTCGCAGTATCTTGACCAGCAGAGTTTTAAAGACATGAACGAAGACACAAAAGCCGAATTCGGCGGGCTTGGAATAGAAATTTCAATTAAAGACGGGCAGCTTACAGTTGTGGCTCCGATAGAAGACACGCCCGCTTCCAACGCGGGGATTCAGGCGGGGGATAAGATAGTATTTATTGACGGGGAAACCACAGACGGACTGGAAGTAATGGACGCCGTTCATAAACTGCGCGGCACGCCCGGCACAAAAGTCACCATAACAGTTCAAAGAGGGCAGGAACAGCCCAAGGATTATGTAATTACAAGGGCTATAATAAAAATAGAGACAGCAAGATATTCGGTTATAAACGGGAAATACGGTTATATAAGAATAAATGAATTTATGGGCAAGGCTTCAGACGTGGTGTTAAACGCCATAGGTGAATTCAGGGAGAAAAAGGTAAAGAAAGTTATCATTGACCTTAGAAATAATCCCGGCGGCCTTCTTGACCAGGCGATAAAAGTGTCGGATATATTCCTTCCCAATGACAGGGTCATTGTGTCAACCGCGGGCAGGAACAAGGATAAAATTCAGAAGTTTAAGTCGTCGGATAATATAGAGTTTAAGGGAGACATTGTAATAATCGTAAACGAAGGCAGCGCTTCCGCATCTGAAATTCTTGCGGCGGCATTGAAAGATAATGAAAAAGCCGTAATCATCGGCACCAATACATTCGGTAAAGGTTCCGTGCAGACCATAATCCCGCTGTCTGATAATTCCGCGATAAGGCTTACCACGCAGCAGTATTTTTCGCCTAACGGCACTAAGATACACGGCGTGGGCGTAAAGCCGGACATAGAAATAAAAGACCCTGTGGCTTCCACTTTTTCCGTGGAACTTATGGAAAAAGGGTATATCACTGAATTTGTAACCGAGTATCTTAAAAAGAATCCGGAAGGCCTTGATAATTCCAAGAAAGAAAAAAACGGCGCTAATGTGTCGGAATCAAATATAAAAGTATTTTTTAAGAAAAGTTTTGATGAAAAATTAATGGAAGATTTTGGCAAGTGGTTAAAGCAGAAAGGCGAAGAAGTGCAGGCGCAGGAATTTGTGTCTGACAGTGAAATTCTTGCCAAGTGGATTAAGACTGAAATGGCGTTAAAACAGAAAGGCAGAAGCGCAAGCAGGGCTGTTGCCGTTGAAAATGACACACAGATAAAGCGCGCGATGGATATTCTGGACACTGTCGCAAGGCTTTCCCGCAATTAA
- the nagA gene encoding N-acetylglucosamine-6-phosphate deacetylase, with the protein MVSSSQHLPVLNQASKHPTIQASIIISCILPPIKYNCNYYRRVNVIIRNARIFNGKEFIRENTVEVGDDGIISSLSYTRNTSSGSDNSINLNGKILAPGFVDIHTHGGAGINSTELSGKAELEKISAALAKNGTTSALITGFYSLKGDNEHLDVIANFSKNLNGARVHGLYLEGPFVNAKKKGMIGNEYITESDCENVLKRIKKYSARLKIMTIAPENKCAARAAGNFVKNGTVIAFGHSNAGYKKSLAAFKGGYTHVTHLFNAMEGLHHRETGPLGALLHSKDVSIELIADGNHVHPAAVEIAYRLFGKERLVLITDSTGMDAMKDGKYYTAALGHFIIKDGSAYDKTGRLIGSNTSLIQMCRNVKKWLNLPLEDVLQMATFNPASVIKEKVGFIKAGNFGDFIITDGELKLYGVIIGGKKIV; encoded by the coding sequence ATGGTTAGCAGCAGCCAGCACTTGCCGGTTCTAAACCAAGCCTCTAAGCATCCAACCATCCAAGCCTCTATTATTATCTCTTGCATTTTGCCCCCAATAAAATATAATTGTAATTATTACCGGAGGGTGAATGTGATAATTAGAAATGCCAGGATATTTAACGGGAAAGAGTTTATCAGGGAGAACACAGTTGAAGTGGGGGATGATGGAATAATATCATCGTTGTCTTATACCCGAAATACTTCTTCTGGTTCGGATAATTCAATTAACCTTAACGGGAAAATACTTGCGCCGGGGTTTGTGGATATTCACACTCACGGCGGCGCGGGAATTAATTCTACGGAGTTATCCGGAAAGGCGGAACTGGAAAAAATAAGCGCGGCGCTTGCCAAAAACGGCACCACTTCCGCACTGATAACAGGATTTTATTCTTTAAAAGGTGATAACGAACACCTTGATGTCATAGCAAATTTTTCAAAGAATTTAAACGGGGCAAGGGTACACGGGCTGTATCTTGAAGGGCCGTTTGTAAACGCGAAAAAAAAGGGAATGATAGGGAATGAATATATAACTGAAAGCGATTGCGAAAATGTTTTAAAGCGTATAAAAAAATATTCAGCGCGGCTAAAGATTATGACGATAGCGCCGGAGAATAAGTGTGCGGCGCGCGCTGCGGGTAATTTTGTTAAAAACGGCACGGTAATAGCGTTTGGACATTCCAATGCGGGTTATAAAAAATCTTTGGCAGCTTTTAAAGGCGGTTACACGCACGTGACTCACCTGTTTAACGCCATGGAAGGGCTTCACCACAGGGAGACCGGCCCGTTAGGCGCCCTGCTTCACAGCAAAGATGTTTCAATAGAACTTATTGCTGACGGCAACCACGTTCATCCCGCGGCGGTTGAAATTGCATACCGTTTGTTTGGAAAAGAAAGGCTTGTCCTTATAACAGATTCCACGGGTATGGACGCAATGAAAGACGGAAAATACTACACCGCCGCGCTTGGCCATTTCATCATTAAGGACGGCTCGGCTTATGACAAGACAGGCAGGCTGATAGGCAGCAATACATCCCTTATACAGATGTGCAGAAACGTGAAAAAATGGCTTAACCTGCCGCTTGAAGATGTGCTGCAGATGGCAACTTTCAATCCCGCATCTGTGATAAAAGAAAAAGTTGGCTTTATCAAAGCCGGTAATTTTGGCGATTTTATCATAACTGACGGGGAACTGAAACTTTATGGTGTTATAATCGGCGGGAAAAAGATAGTTTGA
- a CDS encoding transcriptional regulator, with protein MAVKKTAKTEKTKYAVGIDLGGTNVVMVLVSQDGKIKADRRFATQADKGPEFVISNMAKNALEMIKEAGLKAAQVRCMGIGAPGPLDSKKGIVIVAPNMPGWKNIKLKALLEKKTGIKTGVENDANCAVYAEKWMGAGKNADNVVGFTLGTGVGGGIILNGSLLRGVTNTAAELGHTIIEINGRQCGCGNKGCLEAYASASAIAAFAKEKIKAGAKSAITELVKGDLNKITSKTVYEALLNNDKTAQEVWQYFTESLATGIAAALNSLNPQVVVIAGGVINAGDRLFVPLRKETAKRSFAAPFNAAKIVPAKLGEFAGALGAAGVVLNESLYYGIK; from the coding sequence ATGGCTGTGAAGAAAACCGCGAAAACAGAAAAGACAAAATACGCCGTGGGAATAGACCTTGGCGGGACAAATGTGGTCATGGTGCTTGTGTCACAGGACGGGAAGATAAAGGCGGACAGAAGGTTTGCCACACAGGCTGATAAAGGCCCGGAATTTGTAATTTCAAATATGGCAAAAAATGCCCTTGAAATGATAAAAGAGGCGGGGCTTAAAGCCGCGCAGGTAAGATGCATGGGAATAGGCGCGCCGGGGCCGCTTGACAGCAAAAAGGGTATTGTAATTGTGGCGCCCAACATGCCGGGATGGAAAAATATAAAATTAAAGGCGCTTCTGGAAAAAAAGACAGGCATAAAAACAGGAGTGGAAAATGACGCTAACTGCGCGGTCTATGCCGAAAAATGGATGGGAGCCGGAAAAAACGCGGATAACGTTGTGGGCTTTACCCTTGGAACGGGCGTCGGCGGCGGAATAATATTGAACGGCAGTCTATTGCGCGGAGTCACCAATACAGCGGCGGAACTTGGGCATACAATAATTGAAATCAACGGCAGGCAGTGCGGCTGCGGCAACAAAGGGTGCCTTGAAGCTTACGCGTCCGCAAGTGCAATTGCGGCTTTTGCAAAAGAAAAAATAAAAGCAGGCGCCAAATCGGCAATTACAGAGCTGGTAAAAGGGGATTTAAATAAGATAACTTCAAAAACTGTTTATGAAGCGCTTCTTAACAATGATAAAACAGCGCAGGAAGTATGGCAGTATTTTACGGAATCACTTGCAACGGGAATAGCCGCCGCGTTAAATTCATTGAATCCGCAGGTTGTGGTTATAGCAGGCGGAGTGATTAATGCCGGTGACAGGCTTTTTGTTCCGTTAAGAAAAGAAACGGCAAAAAGGTCTTTTGCGGCTCCTTTTAACGCTGCTAAAATAGTCCCGGCAAAACTTGGTGAATTTGCCGGCGCTTTAGGCGCTGCCGGCGTTGTGTTAAATGAAAGCTTGTATTACGGCATTAAATAA
- the rsmD gene encoding 16S rRNA (guanine(966)-N(2))-methyltransferase RsmD — protein sequence MKIISGKYSGIPLKAPKGKNTRPTSAKTRESVFNIIRTALPEAVCVDCYAGTGAMGFEAISNGAKKAYFIDVDTAKIIKENADKLKLEPLKYEMISSDFRPAFNLLAKKGVKADIVFSDPPYNRGIAEMFLKILKISGILKAESITVLEIHRDEYKEIAGTLEEWQVFKEKEYGETRMLFLKLITEVK from the coding sequence ATGAAAATTATAAGCGGAAAGTATTCAGGGATACCGCTTAAAGCGCCTAAAGGAAAAAACACAAGGCCCACTTCCGCAAAAACCAGGGAATCTGTTTTTAATATCATAAGGACAGCTTTGCCCGAAGCGGTGTGCGTTGATTGTTACGCGGGGACAGGTGCCATGGGGTTTGAAGCGATAAGTAATGGGGCAAAAAAAGCTTATTTTATTGATGTGGATACCGCGAAAATCATAAAAGAGAACGCGGATAAACTGAAACTTGAACCGTTAAAATATGAAATGATAAGCAGTGATTTCAGGCCCGCGTTTAACCTGCTTGCGAAAAAAGGGGTTAAAGCTGATATTGTTTTTTCTGACCCGCCATATAACAGGGGCATTGCTGAAATGTTCTTGAAAATACTTAAGATAAGCGGTATATTAAAAGCCGAATCTATAACGGTTCTGGAAATTCACAGGGATGAATATAAAGAAATAGCCGGTACGCTTGAAGAATGGCAGGTATTCAAAGAAAAGGAATACGGTGAAACCAGAATGCTTTTTTTAAAATTAATTACGGAGGTTAAGTAA
- the corA gene encoding magnesium and cobalt transport protein CorA yields the protein MFRGFVFTADSVIEKNDPTEVVKDIKNSRARTWIDLEDPTEQEIDFLIQEFDFHPLSIEDAMIQKDHPKLEEFDDYAFAIFYAARLSDGEIKEDQLNIFMGKNYIVTIHEEKIRAVERVIARARSRAKNGFHQGVDLIFHALADNTIDEYFPIIEKIEDRLDEFEDVVLEERKLEIIDEIITQKRNILTLRKLITAERGIFTRLLKGEIRYIRESTQVYFRDIFDHLSEMNATLENLRDLIPSLMDAYNSLMNKKTNDAIHGLTVAATIAIPLTVLTSYYGMNIYLPFADKGILGWLFVNGVLILSGIITYLFLRKLK from the coding sequence TTGTTCAGAGGGTTTGTATTTACAGCGGATAGTGTAATAGAGAAAAACGACCCTACTGAAGTTGTAAAAGACATTAAGAATTCAAGGGCCAGGACCTGGATTGACCTTGAAGATCCCACCGAACAGGAAATAGATTTTTTAATTCAGGAATTTGATTTTCATCCGCTTTCCATTGAAGACGCGATGATTCAGAAAGACCATCCAAAACTTGAAGAATTTGACGATTATGCTTTTGCTATTTTCTATGCCGCAAGATTATCTGACGGTGAAATCAAGGAAGATCAGCTTAATATCTTTATGGGTAAAAACTACATTGTAACCATTCATGAAGAAAAAATAAGGGCGGTAGAAAGGGTTATCGCCAGGGCAAGAAGCAGGGCTAAAAACGGCTTTCATCAGGGAGTTGATTTAATTTTTCACGCGCTGGCGGATAATACGATAGATGAATACTTTCCCATAATAGAAAAAATAGAAGACAGGCTTGATGAATTTGAAGATGTCGTTCTGGAAGAAAGAAAACTTGAAATTATAGATGAAATAATAACACAGAAAAGAAACATTCTTACATTAAGAAAATTAATAACCGCTGAAAGGGGTATTTTTACAAGGCTTCTAAAAGGGGAAATAAGATACATCCGTGAATCCACGCAGGTGTATTTCAGGGATATCTTTGACCATCTGTCAGAAATGAATGCGACGCTTGAAAACTTAAGGGATTTGATACCGTCTTTGATGGACGCGTATAACAGTTTAATGAATAAAAAAACCAACGATGCCATTCACGGGTTAACTGTAGCCGCTACAATTGCTATACCGCTGACCGTGCTTACCAGTTATTACGGAATGAATATATACCTTCCGTTTGCGGATAAAGGAATATTGGGCTGGCTTTTTGTCAACGGCGTGCTGATATTGTCGGGAATAATCACTTATCTTTTCCTAAGAAAACTAAAATGA
- a CDS encoding RNA polymerase-binding protein DksA, which produces MDAKKKKEIKVILQKMKEQKLAEIKQNNDDLASVENFKDDAQDFADTATNIYDKELHYDLTEKNKKQLMDIEEALERIDKGNYGACDSCGTEISFERLKALPFAKTCMKCLNGKKGKGRK; this is translated from the coding sequence GTGGACGCAAAAAAGAAGAAAGAAATAAAGGTCATACTGCAGAAAATGAAAGAACAGAAGCTCGCTGAAATCAAGCAGAATAATGACGATCTTGCAAGCGTTGAAAATTTCAAGGACGATGCTCAGGATTTTGCGGACACAGCTACTAATATCTATGATAAGGAACTTCACTATGACCTTACGGAAAAAAATAAAAAACAGCTTATGGATATAGAAGAAGCGCTGGAAAGAATTGATAAAGGCAATTATGGCGCGTGCGACAGCTGCGGCACGGAAATTTCATTTGAAAGGTTAAAAGCGCTTCCTTTTGCAAAGACCTGTATGAAGTGCCTGAACGGGAAAAAAGGAAAAGGCAGGAAATAA
- a CDS encoding S-adenosylmethionine decarboxylase proenzyme (Decarboxylation of S-adenosylmethionine provides the aminopropyl moiety required for spermidine biosynthesis from putrescine) gives MKSLGRHILVEFYGCSREKLNDLKFVEEKMIGAAEYAKATVVDYVFHKFAPHGISGVVVISESHLAIHTWPEYGYAAVDLFTCGESVDPWDAFFYLSRELEAESNTTMELKRGLLDIPNLRHKADNEEKAFSS, from the coding sequence TTGAAAAGTCTTGGCAGGCACATTCTTGTAGAGTTTTACGGTTGTAGCAGGGAAAAGTTAAATGACCTTAAGTTTGTAGAGGAAAAGATGATTGGCGCCGCGGAATATGCCAAGGCAACAGTTGTTGACTATGTGTTCCATAAATTTGCCCCGCACGGTATTAGCGGTGTTGTGGTAATTTCGGAATCGCATCTGGCCATTCATACCTGGCCGGAATACGGTTATGCCGCAGTAGACCTTTTTACCTGCGGGGAAAGCGTTGATCCATGGGACGCATTCTTCTATTTAAGCAGGGAGTTGGAAGCTGAATCGAACACCACTATGGAGCTTAAAAGAGGGCTTCTTGACATACCAAACTTAAGGCACAAGGCTGACAATGAAGAAAAAGCCTTCAGTTCCTGA
- a CDS encoding endonuclease III has product MVNNSNIERVIGLVKESVKKYKAPVLERFNDEIKDPFWVLIPCILSLRSKDETTAVVARRLYNFAPRPEDILKIPQAQLEKMLYSTGFYRQKAKSVSQITKLIIEKYKGQVPDTIEELLTLPGVGRKTANLVVTVAFKKPGICVDTHVHKICNRWGYVKTKNADETEMKLRKILPKKYWIKINYWLVLYGQNICLSVSPKCSGCLLFSYCPRIGVKKSR; this is encoded by the coding sequence ATGGTAAATAACAGCAACATAGAACGTGTGATAGGACTTGTAAAAGAGAGTGTAAAAAAATACAAAGCGCCTGTGCTGGAAAGATTTAACGACGAAATAAAAGACCCCTTTTGGGTTCTTATCCCCTGCATATTAAGCCTGCGTTCCAAAGATGAAACCACGGCAGTTGTGGCAAGGCGGCTTTATAATTTCGCGCCCAGGCCTGAAGATATTTTAAAAATCCCGCAGGCACAACTTGAAAAAATGTTATACAGCACCGGATTCTACCGCCAAAAAGCAAAAAGCGTTTCGCAGATTACAAAACTTATTATTGAAAAATATAAGGGCCAAGTTCCGGATACAATTGAAGAACTTCTTACCCTGCCCGGGGTGGGGCGCAAAACAGCCAATTTGGTTGTAACCGTCGCCTTTAAGAAACCCGGCATCTGTGTTGACACGCATGTTCATAAAATATGCAACAGATGGGGTTATGTTAAAACAAAAAACGCGGATGAAACAGAGATGAAATTAAGGAAAATTCTTCCCAAAAAATACTGGATAAAAATAAATTACTGGCTTGTATTATACGGGCAGAATATATGTTTATCCGTCTCTCCCAAATGCTCCGGATGCCTTTTATTCTCTTATTGTCCGCGCATAGGTGTTAAAAAAAGCAGATAA